In a single window of the Myxococcales bacterium genome:
- a CDS encoding isoaspartyl peptidase/L-asparaginase, with product MARSAAARPSRHRRLSLRRPVIALVVHGGAGALAPDDQARAAAGCAAATAIGFARLRAGASALDAVQAAVRALEDDPVFNAGVGAVLTRAGTVELDAAIMDGATGRVGGVAAVPDLRRPIDLARAVLDDGEHLLLAGPAAWDFARRHGHAPAPAGTMVTPRARARLLGRRGDVAGGTVGAVALDAGGALAAATSTGGISGKRPGRVGDSAIPGCGTWADRGCAASATGAGEAIVRATLTRRLALAIAAGAGPAVAAAELLDELAGQGAGAGVIVVDQRGQVAAVHRTSTMAFAAMRDAGGGVRATAGVSTTAAADLEALLASASSAVT from the coding sequence CTGGCACGGTCGGCCGCGGCACGCCCGTCACGTCATCGTCGGCTTTCGCTGCGCCGGCCCGTGATCGCGCTGGTCGTGCACGGCGGCGCCGGCGCGCTCGCGCCCGACGATCAGGCGCGCGCCGCCGCTGGCTGTGCGGCGGCGACGGCGATCGGCTTCGCGCGGCTGCGCGCCGGTGCCAGCGCGCTCGACGCGGTCCAGGCCGCGGTCCGCGCGCTCGAGGACGATCCGGTGTTCAACGCCGGCGTCGGCGCCGTCTTGACCCGCGCCGGCACGGTCGAGCTCGACGCGGCGATCATGGATGGCGCGACCGGGCGGGTCGGCGGCGTCGCCGCGGTGCCCGACCTGCGCCGGCCGATCGATCTGGCGCGCGCGGTCCTCGACGACGGCGAGCACCTACTGCTGGCGGGGCCGGCCGCCTGGGACTTCGCGCGCCGCCACGGCCACGCGCCGGCGCCGGCGGGCACGATGGTCACGCCCCGCGCCCGGGCGCGCTTGCTCGGGCGCCGCGGCGACGTCGCCGGCGGCACCGTCGGCGCGGTCGCGCTCGACGCCGGCGGCGCGCTGGCGGCCGCGACCTCGACCGGCGGGATCAGCGGCAAGCGCCCCGGCCGCGTCGGCGACTCGGCCATCCCCGGCTGCGGCACCTGGGCTGATCGCGGGTGCGCGGCCTCGGCCACGGGCGCCGGCGAGGCGATCGTGCGCGCGACCTTGACCCGCCGGCTGGCCCTGGCGATCGCGGCCGGCGCGGGGCCGGCGGTCGCCGCCGCCGAGCTGCTCGACGAGCTGGCCGGGCAGGGCGCGGGCGCCGGGGTGATCGTCGTCGATCAGCGCGGACAGGTCGCCGCGGTCCATCGGACCTCGACCATGGCCTTCGCCGCCATGCGCGACGCCGGCGGCGGCGTGCGCGCCACCGCCGGAGTCTCCACCACCGCCGCCGCCGATCTCGAAGCGCTGCTCGCGTCGGCGAGCAGCGCCGTCACATGA